CAGGTTCCCGGGCAGGGATTTGCCGCCATGCAGGGACTCGTACGCCGCCTTGACGGCGCCGCAGCGTTGATGGCCGAGGACGACGACGAGCGGGGTGCCACTCGTCATGGGGCCGTACTCGACAGAACCGGTGACCACCGGATCGACCGTCTGCGCGCCTGTGCGCATCACGTAGAGGTCACCCAGTCCGGTGTCGAAGAGAAGTTCTGGCGGCACCCGGGAATCGATGCACGACAGAACCGCCCCGAAAGGCTCCTGTTGCTGAGCCACGAGCTGACGCCTGTCCGGATCCCGGTCGGGGTGCCGGAGTTTTCCGCTCACCCAGCGCCCATTGCCGTCCATCAGTCTCGCGAACGCGGTGGCGGGGGTGGTCGGGCTCGTCGAGGGCGAAGCGCTGCTCGCCGACGTGGCGGCGCTCGTCGATGAGCACCCCGCAAGGGCGACCGTGGCGCCCGCGAGTGAGCCGGCAAGCACGGCTCTACGGTCCAAACGCCCAGCTGTGCCCATCGGTCGGTCCTCTCTGCGCCATACGAAGCTGTCCCTAGCCTGCAGACCAGGGCAAGTGTTCAGTTCGGCGCGGCGGCCTGGCGGCAGGCACAAGCGGGCGCGGGTTTCTGTCCCCCCGACGGCTCACAGAAACAGCACCCGGATCGGTGGTCTTCGCTGCTGGACGGCGGCATCAGTGACGCAGGGGAGGGCCCGAACCCGTCCGCAGGCTGCATGATCCCGGACATCCTCAAACGTGTAGCCAACCCCGACGAAGATGATGGCGGTCTGGGTGCGGGAGATGTCCCGGACGAACCGGAAAGGCGTGGAAGGCGATCCGGCAGACATCCGCAAGGTCCCCGCCATCGGCGGTCACCGTTCACGGGGAGGGAGCGGCCAGGCGCCTTCCGCGCACCGGGTGCCCCTCACCGTGGTGCTGCCGCGCAACGAGCCGTACGGGGCGCTGCGCTGGTTCGGCTGCCTCCTCGGTGTGCCGGACACGCCGGGCCTGGACACGCCGGGCCTGCACTTCACCCATAACGCGCACGGTTACGGGGTACCTGCCCGGCACGTCGACGGCTCGGACGAGCTGCGGGCCGTACTGTCCGAAGCCCCGGACGGCCCCCGGCTCGTCCAGATCGGCACGGCGCTCACCACACCCCTCGGAGAACCACCCTCAGACCAAGTCCCGCTCCTCCGCACAGAGTTCACCCGAAACAGGTGACGGAAGGGAAATCGATGACACTCCTGGACAGCGACGTCTGGAGCAAGAAGCTTTTCAGCGACGGCTGGAAAGACGCCATCCGCGAGCAGCCGGTGATCGAGCCGGCGACCGGGGCTCAGCTCGGCACCGTGGGCCTGGCCACCGCCGAGGACGTGGCTCGCGCCGCCGCCCGCGCCGCCGAGGCCCAGCAGTCCTGGGCGGCCACCTCTCCGCAGCAGCGCGCGGCCGTACTGCGCCGCGCGGGCGAGCTGTTCACCGAGCACGCCGCCGAGATCGAGGACTGGCTGGTGCGGGAGGCGGGCTCCGTACGGGCCAAGGCGGGTTTCGAGGTGCAGCTGGCGCTGGGCGAGTGCTTCGAGTGCGCGGGGCTGCCGACACATCCGCAGGGTGAGGTGCTCACGTCCGAGGACGCCCGCTGGTCGCTCGCCCGGCGCCGCCCGGCCGGCGTGGTGAGCGTGATCGCGCCGTTCAACTTCCCGCTCATTCTGGGGCTGCGCTCGGTGGCGCCCGCGCTGGCGCTGGGCAACGCGGTGCTGCTCAAGCCGGATCCGCGCACCGCGATCAGCGGCGGGGTCGTCATCGCGCGGGTCTTCGAGGAGGCCGGGCTGCCCGCCGGGGTGCTCCATCTGCTCCCGGGCGACGGCTCGGTCGGCCAGGCCGTCGTCGAGGCACCCGAGGTACGGGTGGTCTCCTTCACCGGATCCACGCCGGTCGGACGGGCGATCGGCGAGCGGGCCGGCCGGCTGCTCAAGCGGGCCCACCTGGAACTCGGCGGGAACAACGCCCTGGTGGTGCTGCCCGGGGCGGACGTGCAGAAGGCGGCTTCGGCCGGTGCGTTCGGCTCGTACCTGCACCAGGGGCAGATCTGTATGACGACCGGCCGGCACATCGTGCACGAGTCGCTCCTCGACGAGTACACCACCGCGCTCACGGCGAAGGCCGAGGCGCTGCCCGTGGGCGACCCCGCGCGGGAGGACGTGGCGCTGGGGCCGCTGATCGACCGGCGGCAGCTGGAGCGGGTGCACGGGATCGTCACCGACAGTGTCGCGGCGGGCGCGACGCTGGCCGCGGGCGGCGAGATCGTGGGCGCCGGGTACCGGGCCACCGTACTGACCGGACTCACCACCGACATGCCGGCGTGGCGCGAGGAAATCTTCGGACCTGTCGCACCCGTCATCGGCTTCACCACGCTGGAGGAGGCCGCACGGATCGTCAACGACTGCGAGTTCGGGCTGTCCGTCGGCATCCTCGGTGACGTCGGCACGGCGATGAAGCTCGCCGACCGGATCGACTCCGGCAAGATCCACATCAATCAGCAGACGGTTGACGACGAGCCCAACGCCCCCTTCGGCGGGGTCAAGGCGTCCGGCACCGGGTCCCGGTTCGGCGGAGCCGCCGCCAACGTCGAGGCCTTCACCGAGACGCAGTGGGTCACGGTACGCCCGGACATCGCCGACTACCCGTTCTGAACCAGCCGCTCCGCGTCCCCTCCCCGCTTCCCTCCCGTCCCCCGTAGCCGCTCCAGGGGTCATGCCGTCATGCCATCCGTCGCCCCCGTCCCGCGTCGTCCCACGTCCTGCTGCTCGACACCGTGGGCGCACTGGTCAACGCCGGGATCGGCCACCCGGACCGGAGGCCGCCGTCGAGCCCACCGCCTGACGTGCTGTGCACAGCGTGGCCTGAGTCGACGTCGACGGCGAGGTACCCCGCCGTCTCTGAGTGCGCGATGCGGAAGCGCGTGGTCCGGTCTGCTTCCTGGGGTGCGGCAGAGACCGGATTTGTAAGAACCTAGCTGGTCACTCGCCATTTCGGGATCGCATCGCCGCCGCTCGGCGCACTCACGGCACTCTCACATTTCCGCATCCCGCCCAGGCGACGGCAACCCCGCGTTCACACGGAGGTCGCCGGAGGACGGCTTGCTTGGGAGCCAAGTTATCTAGACAACTTTGCTCATCTGGGCGCCGTCACGGCGGTACCCGGGGCGGAGAGGATCCAACCCCGTGTCATCCCTCTCACCAGCATCCGCAACCGGGAGCAGCATCGCGCTCGGCTCCCCGACACACCCCCAGCGCGGCGACAAGCTGACCTTCGCCTGGACGACGGACGCCCCCGACCCCAAGAACTGGATCGGCGTCTACGCCGGCGACAAACAGCCCGGCACCGGGAGCAGTTCCCTGGTGTGGGCGTACGTACCGGGCGCCTCCGGGCAGACGACCCTGGACACCTCCGGCCTCAGCGACGGGCCGTACACCGCCTACCTGTTGGCCAAGGACGGCTACGGTGTCCTCGCCAAGACCGAGCCGTTCAGCTTCGCCGGCGCGCCCACCGGCGACTCGATCACGCTGACGGCGCCGAACCCGCACGAGGGCGACAAGGTCTCCTTCCGCTGGACGACGGACACGCCCGACGCGAAGAACTGGATCGGCGTGTACGACGGCGACCGGCAGCCGGGGCACGGCTCCTCCCTCGCCTGGCAGTACACCCCCGGTGCCTCCGGCGACATCACCATCGACACCTCGGGCCTGAGCGGCGGGCCGTACACCGCCTATCTCTTGGCCAAGGACGGTTACGGCATCCTCGCCAAGTCGGCCCCGTTCAGCTTCCTGGTCCGCCCCGTGATCCCGCGTCCGCACGCGGTGGTGGACGCCGTCACCACCGGGCCGCAGACCGCGGGCGAGGACTTCTCGGTGAAGCTGGGCGGGCTGTGGATCCGGCCCGAGGGCAATGCCGCAGGCGGCCCGACCTTTCAGCGCGTCGCGGGCGACCCGTGGTTGTCGGTCGCCGCGGACGGCACGGTCAGCGGCAAGGCCCCGGTTCTCGCGCCGCGAACGCCCGGCCGCATCGTGGTCGCCGTCACCGACAGCGCCGTCGGCACCGACACCGTCACCGTCCAGATGCCCGTGCGCGCCTCCCGGGACCGGCTGCGGCTCAAGGTCGCCACGCTGAACCTCTGGGACGCGGGCGCGCACATCGACGGGTTCCTGGAGAAGCAGCTGCGGCTGGTGCTGACGCAGGGGCTGGACGTCGTAGCGCTCCAGGAGTGCGGTGGCAGCGGCGCCGAGAAGCTCGCCGTGGCGCTCGGCTGGCAGGTGCACCAGGCCGGTGGGCTGGGCATCGTCAGCCGCTATCCGCTCGGCGACGTCGTCGCCCCGACCGAGGCGCTGCCGGCCGCCGCGGCGACGCTGCGCCTGCCCGGCGACCGCACGGTACGGCTGTGGACGGCCCAGCTGGACGAGGCCGACTACGGGCCGTACGCGCTGCTGGCGGGCCGGACGCCCGCGCAGGTCGAGGCGGCGGAGCGGGGGACGGCACGCTATCGGCAGGTGCAGGCGCTGGTGGCCGCGCTGCGGCCGGAATTGGCCTCGCGCACACCGTTGGTGCTGGCGGCCGGGCTCGCCTCGCCCTCGCACCACGACTGGACGAGCCGGACGGCGTCCGCGCACGGCGGAGTGGGCCGGGTCCGCTGGCCCGTCACCGAGGCCCTCGAGAAGGCCGGACTCGTCGACGCCTTCCGCGAGGACCACCCCAACCCGGTGAAGACGCCCGGCATCACCTGGTCCCCCGTCCGGCCGCAGCACGAGGGCGGCGGCGCGGAACCGCAGGACCGGATCGACCAGATCCAGTTCGCGGGCCGGCTGAAGGTGCTGGAGGCGCACACCCTGTTCACCGGCTGGCCCCGCCCGGTGCCGAACACCGCCGACAACGGCTGGCCCTCCGACCACGCCGCCGCCGTCGTCACCTTCTCCCTGCCCGCCCGCGGCTGACCCCCGACGAACCGAAGGACCTCTCTCCCGTGACACCCATGCCCGAGATCAGCCGCCGCTCCTTCATCGGCACCGCCGCGGCCGGAGCCGCCCTCGCCGCCGGCCTCCCCGGCACCACGGAGGCCGCCGACACCCGGCTCGGCGGCATCGCCGACGTCAAACACGTCGTCATCCTGATGCAGGAGAACCGCAGCTTCGACCACTACTTCGGCACCCTGAGCGGTGTACGCGGCTTCAGCGACCGCCAGGCGACCGTCCTGTCGAACGGCGACCCGGTGTTCCGCCAGCCGGACAGAGGCCGCAAGGACGGCTACCTGCTGCCCTTCCGCATGGACACCACGAAGTACAACGCGCAGAACGCGGCCGGACTCCCGCACGACTGGGACACCGGCCACACGGCCGTCAACGACGGCGCGATGGACAAGTGGGTCGCCGCAAAGGGCGAGCACACCATGGGCTACTTCACCCGCGAGGACATCCCCTACCAGTACGCCCTCGCCGACGCGTTCACCCTCTGCGACGGCTACTTCTGCTCGCTGAACGGCCCCACCGACCCGAACCGCCTCTACCTGTGGACCGGCACCGCGGGCCCCGGCGTGGACGGCACCACCGGCCCCTGGACCGACAACACGCCCGTCACGAACAACCCGGTGGCCGACTGGACGACGTACGCCGAACGCCTGGAGAAGGCCGGCATCACCTGGCGCGTCTACCACAACCCGGACGGCTCCGACGACCGGTACGGCGACTACGACGACAACGCGCTGTCGTACTTCAAGCAGTTCCACGAGTTCCCCAAGGACGACCCGCGCTACGTCAACGCCATGACGAAGTGGGACCTGACGGCCTTCGACCAGCACTGCAAGGACGGCACCCTGCCCACGGTCTCCTGGCTGGTGGCGCCGTACCTGTTCTGCGAACACCCGAACGCCAGCCCCGACTACGGCGCCCACTGGGTCAACACCGCGCTGCAGTCGCTGTTCTCCAACCCCGAGGTGTGGAAGCACACCGTCTTCCTCCTCATGTACGACGAGAACGACGGCTACTTCGACCATGTCATCCCACCGTTCCCGGAGCCGGGCACCAAGGACGAGTTCGCGAACGGCAAGTCCATAGGCCTCGGCAGCCGGGTGCCGCTGTGGGTCGTCTCGCCGTGGTCGCGCGGCGGCTGGGCCAACTCCCAGGTGTTCGACCACACCTCGGTGCTGCGCTTCCTGGAGCGCGTCACCGGTGTGCACGAGCCCAACATCTCCGACTGGCGGCGCACCGTCTGCGGCGACCTCACCAGCTGCTTCGACTTCACCAGGCCCGACTACAGCATCCCCCAGCTGCCCGACACGGTCGCCCTGATGGCCAAGGCGGACGCCGGTGACTCGCTGCCGGCGGTCAGGATCCCCGACCAGCAGTCCATGCCGACACAGGAGGAGGGCCGGCGTCCGCACCGGGCGCTGCCCTACCGGCCGTGGGCCGATGTGACGGTCGACCAGGCCACCGGCAAGGTCACCTGCACGCTCACGAACGACGGCACCGTCGGCTACCACTTCACCGTGCTGCCGAACGTCGCCCTGCCCTTCACCGGCACCCCGTTCACGGTCCCGGCGCACGCGTCCCGCGCCTATGTGTGGGACGCCGCCGGCACCGACGGCCGCTACGACTTCTCGGTGTACGGCGCCGACGGGTTCGTCCGCCGCTTCTCCGGCACGGTCGTCCGCGAGGGCCAGGACGACGTGGCGGTGCCGTCGGTGACGGCGGCGCTGCAGCGGTCCGGGCGGCCCGAGCACGCGTCGATCGAGCTGGAGCTCCGCAACTCCGGTGGCACCGAGGTGGCCTTCACGCTCACGCCGAACGACTTCGCGGGCAAGGAGCGGACCGTGTGGGTCGGCGCCGGCGACCGCACACGGCTGACGTGGCCCACCGAAGAGGGACGGTACGACGTCACGGTCACCGCGGGGACGGGCACCCGCTTCGCCCAGCGGTACGCGGGCACTGTGCACGCGGCCTGAGCCGACGCCGGGTGGGACCGGGCGGCGTCTCGCACGGTCCCGCCCGGTGTGCCTGCGCCCGGCGCTGCGCGGAGGGTCAGCCCAGTTCCGTGTCCAGCCACTCCAGAACGTCGGGGGTCACCGCGTCAGTGATGTCGGCGAACTCCTCGTGATTCTTGAGGAACTTGGCCACGAACGGGCAGACGGGCACGATCCGCTTGCCGGACGCCCGTACGTCGGTGAGCGCCTCCTCGACCAGCCGGGAGGCCAGGCCCTGTCCGGCGAAGGCCTCGTCGATCTCGGTGTGGAAGAACACGCGCTGTTCGCCGCGGTCACGGTAGGCGGTCAGTCCGGCGCGCTCGCCGTCGATCAGGATCTCGTACCGGTGCTTGACGTCGTTGCGCTCGACGGCCGGAGCGGCGGAAGGCTGGGTCATCGGATGCCTTTCGGATGAGGGGCGACAAGGGTCGGTGAGGCACCGGACGTGTCAGTGGCCCGGTGGACTCCTGAGCGGTGTGATGACGGCGTCCGGCAGGGCGGAGGCAGGCAGCCACTCCCCCGGCCACATGTCGAACCTCATCATCGTTACCGCGGGTCAGCGGCGTGCAGCACGGCTATCGGTCAGCAAACCGTCAGCGTCGGTCGCAGCACTTGGTCCTCGTGGCCAGGATACGTTGCCTCGCGGGACGGGGTCCTTCTTCACAGTGCCGTCGAGCGTCTGTTGGAGGTCTACAACGCCTGCTTCGCCGCGCGCGGCCCCGCCGAGCCACGGGCACCCGCTCGGACGTGCGGTTGTCGTCCGTCGTGTGGCACGGGATGCTGAGGGAGCACGCAGGGAAGCGGTGCCATGGATCGTTTTCCGGATGCGGCCAACGTCGATTTCCATGCTCCTTTGGACCTCTCCAAGGCCGCCGCCGCGGTGCTGGACGCCGAAGGCCGCATTTCCGGGTGGGGATCCTCGGCCCAGCGCCTCCTGGGACACGCACCCGAGGATGTGCTCGGCCAGCCGGCGGCTCGGCGCCGGCCACGTGGCGGACCTGGAGCTGCCGCCCGACCCGGCCATGGTGGCTCACGCCCGCACGGTCAGCGAGCGCAAGTTGGAGGCCTGGGGCCTGTCCGAACGGGCGCTCACCGCCGAACTCGTGGTCAGTGAGCTGGTCACCAACAGCATCCGGTACGCCACCGGGCCCGTCCTGCTGAGGCTGATCAGGGACCGC
The genomic region above belongs to Streptomyces sp. CG1 and contains:
- a CDS encoding phosphocholine-specific phospholipase C, with protein sequence MPEISRRSFIGTAAAGAALAAGLPGTTEAADTRLGGIADVKHVVILMQENRSFDHYFGTLSGVRGFSDRQATVLSNGDPVFRQPDRGRKDGYLLPFRMDTTKYNAQNAAGLPHDWDTGHTAVNDGAMDKWVAAKGEHTMGYFTREDIPYQYALADAFTLCDGYFCSLNGPTDPNRLYLWTGTAGPGVDGTTGPWTDNTPVTNNPVADWTTYAERLEKAGITWRVYHNPDGSDDRYGDYDDNALSYFKQFHEFPKDDPRYVNAMTKWDLTAFDQHCKDGTLPTVSWLVAPYLFCEHPNASPDYGAHWVNTALQSLFSNPEVWKHTVFLLMYDENDGYFDHVIPPFPEPGTKDEFANGKSIGLGSRVPLWVVSPWSRGGWANSQVFDHTSVLRFLERVTGVHEPNISDWRRTVCGDLTSCFDFTRPDYSIPQLPDTVALMAKADAGDSLPAVRIPDQQSMPTQEEGRRPHRALPYRPWADVTVDQATGKVTCTLTNDGTVGYHFTVLPNVALPFTGTPFTVPAHASRAYVWDAAGTDGRYDFSVYGADGFVRRFSGTVVREGQDDVAVPSVTAALQRSGRPEHASIELELRNSGGTEVAFTLTPNDFAGKERTVWVGAGDRTRLTWPTEEGRYDVTVTAGTGTRFAQRYAGTVHAA
- a CDS encoding carbonic anhydrase; the encoded protein is MGTAGRLDRRAVLAGSLAGATVALAGCSSTSAATSASSASPSTSPTTPATAFARLMDGNGRWVSGKLRHPDRDPDRRQLVAQQQEPFGAVLSCIDSRVPPELLFDTGLGDLYVMRTGAQTVDPVVTGSVEYGPMTSGTPLVVVLGHQRCGAVKAAYESLHGGKSLPGNLEAIVRALRPAYEQTVKEGGADPVETMARAQVKLTAGALRSNEDLAPLVRKGSLAVVGAYYSLDTGKVEVLAGTPS
- a CDS encoding GNAT family N-acetyltransferase, whose translation is MTQPSAAPAVERNDVKHRYEILIDGERAGLTAYRDRGEQRVFFHTEIDEAFAGQGLASRLVEEALTDVRASGKRIVPVCPFVAKFLKNHEEFADITDAVTPDVLEWLDTELG
- a CDS encoding benzaldehyde dehydrogenase, with the translated sequence MTLLDSDVWSKKLFSDGWKDAIREQPVIEPATGAQLGTVGLATAEDVARAAARAAEAQQSWAATSPQQRAAVLRRAGELFTEHAAEIEDWLVREAGSVRAKAGFEVQLALGECFECAGLPTHPQGEVLTSEDARWSLARRRPAGVVSVIAPFNFPLILGLRSVAPALALGNAVLLKPDPRTAISGGVVIARVFEEAGLPAGVLHLLPGDGSVGQAVVEAPEVRVVSFTGSTPVGRAIGERAGRLLKRAHLELGGNNALVVLPGADVQKAASAGAFGSYLHQGQICMTTGRHIVHESLLDEYTTALTAKAEALPVGDPAREDVALGPLIDRRQLERVHGIVTDSVAAGATLAAGGEIVGAGYRATVLTGLTTDMPAWREEIFGPVAPVIGFTTLEEAARIVNDCEFGLSVGILGDVGTAMKLADRIDSGKIHINQQTVDDEPNAPFGGVKASGTGSRFGGAAANVEAFTETQWVTVRPDIADYPF